A single region of the Nocardioides sp. W7 genome encodes:
- a CDS encoding AGE family epimerase/isomerase, with product MIPGSPAYLKAQRADLLRFAAGSRHELGFGWLDETGALDPTRPVELWITCRMTHIFSLAKMAKEPPAPGGPDADQLAELAEHGVDALLTHLADHEYRGWYAAVGPDGVVDDSKQAYGHAFVLLAACSALIAEVPGADELVALALTAQELHFWDDEAGLVVDQWDRTWTRLADYRGVNANMHTVEAYLAAADVTSPAFGSDSVWYTRAGRIAARVLDWAEANEWRVPEHFDSAWQPLLEHHRDEPAHPFQPYGATVGHGLEWARLVLPFGLTQAATDLADRAVADGWAADGADGFVYTTDWSGQPVVRTRMHWVAAEALSAAFALHEATGEERWADAGVEWWAYVDRCLVDHERGSWHHELDEHNRPAGTVWSGKPDVYHAYQAALLPLLPAGFSVAGSIDPGGC from the coding sequence GTGATCCCCGGCAGCCCGGCGTACCTGAAGGCCCAGCGGGCCGACCTGCTGCGGTTCGCCGCGGGGTCGCGGCACGAGCTCGGCTTCGGCTGGCTCGACGAGACCGGGGCGCTCGACCCGACCAGACCGGTCGAGCTGTGGATCACCTGCCGGATGACGCACATCTTCAGCCTCGCCAAGATGGCGAAGGAGCCGCCGGCACCGGGCGGGCCGGACGCGGACCAGCTCGCCGAGCTGGCCGAGCACGGCGTGGACGCGCTGCTCACGCACCTCGCCGACCACGAGTACCGCGGGTGGTACGCCGCGGTCGGGCCGGACGGGGTCGTCGACGATTCGAAGCAGGCCTACGGGCACGCGTTCGTGCTGCTGGCGGCGTGCTCCGCGCTGATCGCGGAGGTGCCCGGCGCCGACGAGCTGGTCGCCCTGGCCCTCACCGCGCAGGAGCTACACTTCTGGGATGACGAGGCCGGCCTGGTCGTCGACCAGTGGGACCGCACCTGGACCCGGCTCGCGGACTACCGCGGCGTCAACGCCAACATGCACACCGTCGAGGCCTACCTCGCCGCCGCCGACGTCACCTCGCCCGCGTTCGGGAGCGACTCGGTCTGGTACACCCGCGCCGGTCGGATCGCCGCCCGCGTCCTGGACTGGGCCGAGGCCAACGAGTGGCGGGTGCCCGAGCACTTCGACTCCGCGTGGCAGCCGCTGCTCGAGCACCACCGCGACGAGCCCGCCCACCCGTTCCAGCCGTACGGCGCGACCGTCGGGCACGGCCTGGAGTGGGCCCGGCTGGTGCTGCCGTTCGGCCTCACCCAGGCCGCGACGGACCTCGCGGACCGGGCGGTCGCCGACGGCTGGGCCGCCGACGGCGCCGACGGCTTCGTCTACACGACCGACTGGTCCGGACAGCCCGTCGTCCGCACCCGGATGCACTGGGTCGCGGCCGAGGCGCTCAGCGCCGCGTTCGCGCTGCACGAGGCCACCGGGGAGGAGCGCTGGGCCGACGCCGGCGTGGAGTGGTGGGCGTACGTCGACCGCTGCCTGGTCGACCACGAGCGTGGCTCGTGGCACCACGAGCTCGACGAGCACAACCGGCCGGCCGGCACCGTCTGGTCGGGGAAGCCCGACGTCTACCACGCCTACCAGGCCGCACTGCTGCCCCTGCTGCCCGCCGGGTTCTCGGTCGCGGGCTCGATCGATCCCGGTGGCTGCTGA
- a CDS encoding pyruvate, water dikinase regulatory protein yields the protein MDDEQHVVPVFFLSDSTGISAETMGNALLIQFPETRFERTLIPFIHTVEDARRVVAQLDEAMAGPITPLVFCTAATDDVRAELHKTRAPLIDFFEMHMTKVESIIGQRGVREAARLHGVGDIKRYNTRMAAVEFTIEHDDGQSLRALEKSDVILLAPSRCGKTPTSMYLALQHGLFVANYPLVDEDLEADSLPQPIQPFVERCFGLTTTVDRLSRVRNERRPGSRYASPEQCRWELRRASELFRAHRLPVIDSAAKSVEEISALILQTLKSDATSRRRQPEGKTS from the coding sequence ATGGACGATGAGCAGCACGTCGTACCCGTGTTCTTCCTGTCCGACAGCACCGGCATCAGCGCCGAGACCATGGGCAACGCGTTGCTCATCCAGTTCCCGGAGACCCGCTTCGAACGGACCCTGATCCCGTTCATCCACACCGTCGAGGACGCCCGCCGGGTGGTGGCGCAGCTCGACGAGGCGATGGCCGGGCCGATCACTCCGCTGGTCTTCTGCACCGCGGCCACCGACGACGTCCGGGCGGAGCTGCACAAGACCCGGGCACCGCTCATCGACTTCTTCGAGATGCACATGACGAAGGTCGAGTCGATCATCGGGCAGCGCGGGGTGCGCGAGGCCGCCCGGCTGCACGGGGTCGGCGACATCAAGCGCTACAACACCCGGATGGCGGCGGTGGAGTTCACCATCGAGCACGACGACGGCCAGAGCCTGCGGGCGCTGGAGAAGTCCGACGTCATCCTGCTGGCGCCCTCGCGCTGCGGCAAGACGCCGACCAGCATGTACCTCGCCCTCCAGCACGGGCTGTTCGTCGCGAACTACCCGCTCGTCGACGAGGACCTGGAGGCCGACAGCCTCCCGCAGCCGATCCAGCCGTTCGTCGAGCGCTGCTTCGGCCTCACCACCACGGTCGACCGACTGAGCCGGGTGCGCAACGAGCGTCGCCCGGGTAGTCGGTACGCGTCTCCCGAGCAGTGTCGCTGGGAGCTCCGCCGGGCCAGTGAGCTGTTCCGGGCTCACCGGCTCCCGGTGATCGACTCGGCGGCGAAGTCCGTCGAGGAGATCTCCGCGCTGATCCTGCAGACCCTCAAGTCCGACGCCACGTCCCGGCGCCGGCAGCCCGAAGGGAAGACCTCATGA